In one Solanum lycopersicum chromosome 11, SLM_r2.1 genomic region, the following are encoded:
- the LOC101246986 gene encoding uncharacterized protein isoform X1 has product MMNVSLSFCQPSTLCTSKTQLLPFTFTSTPILFSFSHSRKKRRRFVSYASSSELPLLPFPIDQVLVPSEAKTLHLYEARYLALLEESLFKKKKFFVHFVLDPIAINDTSGEASFAARYGCLVAIEKVEQLEIGALVSIRGIGRVKILKFQQAEPYLTGAVMPLLDNTPYSDTELSSKVLKIKEALHSLNSLEIKLKAPQDAALQTLTANSLRWSENTPALDCDNGFIPPLAELVSFAALQPVSGSSESELLKLQKMKLRAMDIKDTLDRLEDSIGYVQDNISLVAAKLAIQSLDSRL; this is encoded by the exons ATGATGAATGTGAGCTTATCCTTTTGTCAGCCATCAACACTCTGcacaagtaaaacacaattGCTTCCCTTCACCTTCACCTCCACCCCCATTTTATTTAGCTTCTCTCATTCTCGTAAGAAACGTCGGCGTTTTGTGAGTTATGCTTCTTCCTCAGAGCTTCCGCTTCTCCCTTTCCCTATTGACCAG GTATTAGTTCCTTCAGAGGCGAAGACACTGCATTTGTATGAAGCAAGATACTTGGCACTCTTAGAGGAG TCtctttttaagaagaagaagttctTTGTGCACTTCGTTCTAGATCCTATAGCCATCAATGATACATCTGGAGAAGCATCTTTTGCTGCCAGATACGGTTGCTTGGTTGCAATTGAAAAA GTTGAGCAATTGGAGATTGGTGCATTGGTATCTATTAGGGGTATAGGCCGTGTCAAAATTCTGAAATTTCAACAG GCAGAGCCGTACTTGACAGGTGCAGTCATGCCATTGCTGGACAACACTCCATACAGTGATACAGAACTAAGTTCCAAAGTTTTGAAGATAAAAGAAGCTCTCCATAGTTTGAATAGCTTGGAAATAAAGCTGAAG GCTCCTCAGGACGCTGCGTTGCAAACTTTAACTGCGAACTCTTTGAGATGGTCTGAGAATACACCTGCTCTGGATTGTGACAACGGCTTCATTCCACCTTTGGCTGAGCTTGTATCCTTTGCAGCACTTCAACCTGTTTCTG GATCCTCTGAGTCAGAACTACTGAAGCTGCAAAAGATGAAATTGAGGGCAATGGACATCAAGGACACCCTAGACAGACTTGAAGATTCCATAGGATACGTGCAAGATAATATTTCCTTGGTAGCAGCCAAGCTTGCAATCCAATCTTTGGATTCCCGGTTATGA
- the LOC101246986 gene encoding uncharacterized protein isoform X2, translated as MMNVSLSFCQPSTLCTSKTQLLPFTFTSTPILFSFSHSRKKRRRFVSYASSSELPLLPFPIDQVLVPSEAKTLHLYEARYLALLEESLFKKKKFFVHFVLDPIAINDTSGEASFAARYGCLVAIEKVEQLEIGALVSIRGIGRVKILKFQQAEPYLTGAVMPLLDNTPYSDTELSSKVLKIKEALHSLNSLEIKLKAPQDAALQTLTANSLRWSENTPALDCDNGFIPPLAELVSFAALQPVSGPAWLYIDNYISILRNMIIVIFLFSFINVVAAF; from the exons ATGATGAATGTGAGCTTATCCTTTTGTCAGCCATCAACACTCTGcacaagtaaaacacaattGCTTCCCTTCACCTTCACCTCCACCCCCATTTTATTTAGCTTCTCTCATTCTCGTAAGAAACGTCGGCGTTTTGTGAGTTATGCTTCTTCCTCAGAGCTTCCGCTTCTCCCTTTCCCTATTGACCAG GTATTAGTTCCTTCAGAGGCGAAGACACTGCATTTGTATGAAGCAAGATACTTGGCACTCTTAGAGGAG TCtctttttaagaagaagaagttctTTGTGCACTTCGTTCTAGATCCTATAGCCATCAATGATACATCTGGAGAAGCATCTTTTGCTGCCAGATACGGTTGCTTGGTTGCAATTGAAAAA GTTGAGCAATTGGAGATTGGTGCATTGGTATCTATTAGGGGTATAGGCCGTGTCAAAATTCTGAAATTTCAACAG GCAGAGCCGTACTTGACAGGTGCAGTCATGCCATTGCTGGACAACACTCCATACAGTGATACAGAACTAAGTTCCAAAGTTTTGAAGATAAAAGAAGCTCTCCATAGTTTGAATAGCTTGGAAATAAAGCTGAAG GCTCCTCAGGACGCTGCGTTGCAAACTTTAACTGCGAACTCTTTGAGATGGTCTGAGAATACACCTGCTCTGGATTGTGACAACGGCTTCATTCCACCTTTGGCTGAGCTTGTATCCTTTGCAGCACTTCAACCTGTTTCTG GTCCAGCTTGGCTATATATAGATAACTATATATCGATACTTCGGAACATGATTATTGTCATCTTCTTGTTTAGCTTCATCAATGTAGTTGCTGCATTCTGA